A DNA window from Micromonospora sp. NBC_01739 contains the following coding sequences:
- a CDS encoding EamA family transporter yields the protein MRQSPVAGAGLALALLSAVTFATSGTFARSLINAGWSAESVVIARVGLAALVLATPALLIMRGRWPVLRRNLASIGVFGVLGVSVAQVCFFNAVRYLPVGVALLLEYLGIILVVGWTWLVQGQRPRRLTVAGSVAALAGLFFVLDLTGAGRLDPIGVLWGLGAAVGLAGYFVLAGRVDSALPSVVMASGGMAVGAGVLLLLGLVGVLPLRADFGTVQFGGQEMSWLVPIAGLVLVAAVISYLAGIAATRVLGARMASFVGLTEVMFAVLIAWLVLGELPTVVQLFGGALIVAGVALVRIDELRAPALPEQPKAAEPALT from the coding sequence ATGCGTCAATCACCCGTTGCCGGTGCCGGCCTAGCGCTGGCCCTGCTCTCCGCGGTCACCTTCGCCACCTCGGGCACCTTCGCCCGGTCCCTGATCAACGCCGGTTGGTCCGCCGAGTCGGTCGTCATCGCCCGGGTCGGCCTGGCCGCCCTGGTGCTGGCCACCCCCGCGTTGCTGATCATGCGGGGCCGGTGGCCGGTGCTGCGCCGCAACCTGGCCTCGATCGGGGTCTTCGGGGTGCTGGGGGTGTCGGTCGCCCAGGTCTGCTTCTTCAACGCGGTGCGCTATCTGCCGGTCGGGGTGGCGCTGCTGCTGGAATATCTCGGCATCATCCTGGTCGTCGGGTGGACCTGGCTGGTGCAGGGGCAGCGCCCGCGTCGACTGACCGTGGCCGGTTCGGTGGCGGCGTTGGCCGGCCTGTTCTTCGTGCTCGACCTGACCGGTGCGGGCCGACTCGACCCGATCGGCGTGCTCTGGGGACTGGGCGCGGCGGTCGGCCTGGCCGGCTACTTCGTACTCGCCGGACGGGTCGACTCCGCCCTGCCCTCGGTGGTGATGGCCAGTGGCGGCATGGCGGTCGGTGCCGGGGTGCTGCTGCTGCTCGGCCTGGTCGGCGTCCTGCCGCTGCGGGCCGACTTCGGCACGGTGCAGTTCGGCGGGCAGGAGATGAGTTGGCTGGTGCCGATCGCCGGCTTGGTCCTGGTGGCCGCGGTGATCTCCTACCTGGCCGGGATCGCCGCCACCCGGGTCCTGGGCGCCCGGATGGCATCCTTCGTCGGGCTGACCGAGGTGATGTTCGCGGTGCTGATCGCCTGGCTGGTACTGGGTGAACTGCCCACGGTGGTGCAACTGTTCGGCGGGGCGTTGATCGTCGCCGGGGTGGCGCTGGTCCGCATCGACGAACTACGCGCGCCCGCCCTCCCCGAGCAGCCGAAGGCGGCGGAACCGGCCCTCACCTGA
- the cysS gene encoding cysteine--tRNA ligase: MTLRLYDTATRSVRDFVPREAGKVGVYLCGLTLQAPPHIGHLRSGVNYDVLRRWLLAAGFEVTFIRNVTDIDDKILVKAQEQGRPFWSIAYANELKLAEAYRALNVLPPTYEPRATGHIPEMHQLIAELIERGHAYPAADDSGDVYFDVGSWPAYGALSNQSPDEMQSDCEAPERGKRDPRDFALWKGVKPNEPADAYWPSPWGRGRPGWHIECSAMCRRYLGAEFDIHGGGLDLIFPHHENELAQSQAADLPFARYWVHHGLLGIGGTKMGKSLGNALDLAYVADLGVRPVELRYYYVAAHYRSRIDYSEEALREAAVAYRRIEGFVQRAVERVGPGELGELPAAFAAAMDDDLNTSAALAVLHDLLRDANSAVADGDDVTVRTALGSIRAMLDILGVDPLDPAWTGGARASDLRGVVDSLVALALEQRAQARVRKDWAAADALRDQLKRAGVAVEDTPQGPRWTIGEHD, from the coding sequence GTGACGCTTCGCTTGTATGACACCGCCACCCGATCGGTGCGGGACTTCGTCCCGCGGGAAGCCGGCAAGGTGGGGGTCTACCTGTGTGGGCTCACCCTCCAGGCGCCGCCACACATCGGCCATCTTCGTTCCGGGGTCAACTACGACGTGCTGCGTCGCTGGTTGCTGGCCGCCGGGTTCGAGGTCACCTTCATCCGCAACGTGACCGACATCGACGACAAGATCCTGGTCAAGGCGCAGGAGCAGGGACGACCGTTCTGGTCCATCGCGTACGCCAACGAGTTGAAGCTGGCCGAGGCGTACCGGGCGTTGAACGTGTTGCCGCCGACCTACGAGCCTCGGGCCACCGGCCACATTCCGGAGATGCATCAACTGATCGCCGAGTTGATCGAGCGGGGGCACGCCTACCCGGCCGCCGACGACTCCGGGGACGTGTACTTCGACGTGGGTTCCTGGCCGGCGTACGGTGCCCTGTCCAACCAGTCGCCGGACGAGATGCAGTCCGACTGCGAGGCCCCCGAGCGCGGTAAGCGGGACCCCCGCGACTTCGCGCTCTGGAAGGGTGTCAAGCCGAACGAGCCGGCGGACGCCTACTGGCCCTCGCCGTGGGGGCGGGGCCGGCCGGGTTGGCACATCGAGTGCTCGGCGATGTGCCGGCGGTACCTGGGGGCGGAGTTCGACATCCACGGTGGCGGGCTGGATCTGATCTTCCCGCACCACGAGAACGAGTTGGCCCAGTCCCAGGCCGCCGACCTGCCCTTCGCCCGCTACTGGGTGCATCACGGGCTGCTCGGCATCGGTGGCACCAAGATGGGCAAGTCGCTGGGCAACGCCCTCGATCTGGCGTACGTCGCCGATCTTGGGGTGCGCCCGGTCGAGTTGCGCTACTACTACGTGGCCGCGCACTACCGCTCCCGGATCGACTACTCCGAGGAGGCGCTGCGCGAGGCGGCCGTCGCGTACCGGCGGATCGAGGGCTTCGTGCAGCGGGCCGTCGAACGGGTGGGCCCCGGTGAACTCGGGGAACTGCCGGCCGCCTTCGCCGCCGCGATGGACGACGACCTGAACACCTCGGCCGCGTTGGCCGTCCTGCACGACCTGCTGCGCGACGCCAACAGCGCGGTGGCCGACGGGGACGATGTGACCGTACGCACGGCGCTCGGCAGCATCCGCGCGATGCTGGATATCCTCGGGGTCGACCCCCTCGACCCGGCGTGGACCGGCGGCGCTCGGGCGAGCGACCTCCGTGGGGTGGTCGACTCCCTGGTCGCCCTGGCTCTGGAACAGCGTGCGCAGGCCCGGGTCCGTAAGGACTGGGCTGCCGCCGACGCGCTGCGGGACCAACTCAAGCGGGCCGGAGTGGCGGTCGAGGACACCCCACAGGGCCCGCGTTGGACAATTGGAGAGCATGACTGA
- a CDS encoding helix-turn-helix domain-containing protein has protein sequence MASGQLTAAAFLVAELRRARARQGWSQEDLAKAVNYSPSMVSAVELGQQPPTPKYLEQFDKALDTGGLYGRMLTHLVALDKAQVWRRGAQAIIEQAAKLRWYEPLYVPGLLQTPAYARAVFEAGDLLDAAEVERRLAERMDSQAVLSGDSSPHLVAIIDEAAIRRCVGDRKIISEQVSHLVQVASEHPRVRLHVIPQTAAEHPGLGGPFLLTTARDGTDSAFLGSHIGGQEVDRSADLDLLRQVWEICLGEAYTPTQSIELMREVAESWN, from the coding sequence ATGGCGAGTGGACAGCTGACAGCGGCGGCCTTCCTGGTCGCGGAGCTACGTCGGGCGCGGGCTCGGCAGGGCTGGAGTCAGGAGGATCTGGCCAAGGCCGTGAACTATTCGCCGTCGATGGTCAGCGCGGTGGAGTTGGGTCAACAGCCGCCCACCCCGAAGTACCTGGAACAGTTCGACAAGGCCCTGGACACCGGCGGCCTCTACGGCCGAATGCTCACCCATCTGGTAGCCCTCGACAAGGCCCAGGTCTGGCGACGGGGAGCGCAGGCGATCATCGAGCAGGCGGCGAAGCTTCGCTGGTATGAGCCGCTCTACGTGCCCGGTCTGCTCCAGACGCCAGCTTACGCCCGTGCCGTCTTCGAGGCCGGTGACCTGCTGGACGCCGCCGAGGTCGAGCGGCGGCTCGCGGAGCGGATGGACAGCCAAGCGGTGCTGTCCGGCGATTCCTCACCCCACCTGGTGGCGATCATCGACGAGGCGGCCATCCGCCGATGTGTCGGAGACCGGAAGATCATCTCCGAGCAGGTGTCACACCTCGTGCAGGTCGCCAGCGAACATCCCCGGGTGCGGCTACATGTCATCCCGCAAACGGCGGCGGAGCACCCCGGCCTGGGCGGCCCCTTCCTGCTGACCACGGCGAGGGACGGCACCGACAGCGCCTTCCTCGGCAGTCATATCGGCGGACAGGAAGTGGACCGGTCGGCGGATCTCGATCTCCTGAGGCAGGTGTGGGAGATTTGCCTCGGCGAGGCGTACACGCCTACCCAGTCGATCGAGTTGATGAGGGAAGTGGCCGAGTCATGGAACTGA
- a CDS encoding IclR family transcriptional regulator, which yields MAGGETSQTLDRGLRLLHLVADAPGGLTVTEAANRLGIGRAAVYRLVVPLTRHGMLRRDADGRLRLGAGVLHLARRAQPLLAEGALPALRRLAEQAGATAHLTVVEGGEGVALAVVEPSWTSFHVAYRTGARHPLERGAAGQAILAGRSGAAGPVSTVGELQPGAYGVAAPVLGVPGLEASVGVVALAPLDTEAVGAQVLAAATAIATALR from the coding sequence ATCGCCGGTGGAGAGACCTCGCAGACCCTGGACCGGGGCCTGCGCCTGCTGCACCTGGTAGCGGACGCCCCCGGCGGACTCACCGTCACCGAAGCGGCCAACCGCCTGGGTATCGGGCGGGCGGCGGTCTACCGACTGGTGGTCCCGTTGACCCGGCACGGAATGCTGCGCCGGGACGCCGACGGTCGACTCCGTCTGGGAGCCGGGGTGCTGCACCTGGCGCGACGGGCCCAACCCCTGCTCGCCGAAGGCGCCCTGCCGGCCCTGCGACGCCTGGCCGAGCAGGCCGGGGCGACCGCCCACCTGACCGTGGTAGAGGGCGGCGAAGGAGTGGCCCTGGCCGTGGTAGAGCCGAGCTGGACCTCGTTCCATGTGGCATACCGCACCGGGGCCCGGCACCCCCTGGAACGCGGTGCCGCCGGGCAGGCCATCCTCGCCGGCCGGTCCGGCGCCGCCGGCCCGGTGAGCACCGTCGGCGAGTTGCAACCCGGGGCGTACGGGGTGGCAGCCCCGGTGCTCGGAGTACCCGGCCTGGAGGCGAGTGTCGGAGTGGTAGCCCTCGCCCCCCTGGACACCGAGGCGGTAGGCGCCCAGGTCCTGGCCGCCGCCACCGCAATCGCCACCGCCCTCCGCTGA
- the rlmB gene encoding 23S rRNA (guanosine(2251)-2'-O)-methyltransferase RlmB, translated as MAGNSQRRGRRVASKSSAPKGSGGKNKDALAGRGRTLPADERPWHKAYSGTEKVPQRTAWKQEKERRAAAEEGRAPKIGKPGTKDTTWGRGGGRGTPTPKPVRGKQPAGRGGPRVAPGRKSNPSKDTPELLVGRNPVLEALRAQVPATALYTAQGIDTDDRINEIIRTAADRGIAILEVSRTELDRMTGGVLHQGVGLQVPPFAYEPFEDLVAAALEQPAPLLVALDGVTDPRNLGAVIRSAAAFGAQGVFVPERRAAGITATAWRTSAGAAARVPVAQVTNLTRSLKACRDAGFMVVGLDADGETDLYDLEAAVGPLVVVVGSEGRGLSRLVGQTCDLTVSIPMISEVESLNASVAAAVTLAEVARRRAAES; from the coding sequence ATGGCCGGCAATTCGCAACGCCGTGGCCGACGGGTGGCCTCGAAGTCGAGCGCACCCAAGGGCTCCGGCGGCAAGAACAAGGACGCCCTCGCCGGTCGGGGCCGTACCCTGCCCGCCGACGAGCGGCCATGGCACAAGGCCTACTCCGGTACGGAGAAGGTGCCCCAGCGCACCGCCTGGAAGCAGGAGAAGGAGCGCCGGGCGGCGGCCGAGGAGGGTCGGGCCCCGAAGATCGGCAAGCCGGGCACCAAGGACACCACCTGGGGCCGGGGCGGCGGTCGGGGTACCCCCACCCCGAAGCCGGTACGCGGTAAGCAGCCGGCCGGACGTGGTGGTCCCCGGGTCGCGCCGGGGCGCAAGTCGAACCCGTCCAAGGACACCCCGGAGCTGCTGGTCGGCCGTAACCCGGTGCTGGAGGCGCTGCGCGCCCAAGTGCCGGCCACCGCGCTCTACACCGCCCAGGGCATCGACACCGACGACCGGATCAACGAGATCATCCGTACGGCGGCCGACCGGGGCATCGCCATCCTCGAGGTCAGCCGCACCGAACTGGACCGGATGACCGGGGGGGTGCTGCACCAGGGGGTCGGCCTCCAGGTGCCGCCGTTCGCGTACGAGCCCTTCGAGGATCTGGTCGCCGCCGCGCTGGAGCAGCCGGCACCGCTGCTGGTGGCCCTGGACGGGGTGACCGATCCGCGCAATCTCGGCGCGGTGATCCGGTCGGCCGCCGCCTTCGGCGCCCAGGGTGTCTTCGTACCGGAGCGGCGGGCGGCCGGGATCACCGCGACCGCCTGGCGGACCAGCGCCGGTGCGGCGGCTCGGGTGCCGGTGGCCCAGGTCACCAACCTGACCCGGTCGTTGAAGGCGTGCCGGGACGCCGGCTTCATGGTGGTCGGCCTGGACGCCGACGGCGAAACCGACCTGTACGACCTGGAGGCTGCGGTCGGCCCGCTGGTCGTGGTGGTCGGCTCGGAGGGTCGGGGCCTGTCCCGGCTGGTCGGGCAGACCTGCGACCTGACCGTCAGCATCCCAATGATCTCCGAGGTGGAGTCGCTGAACGCGAGCGTGGCCGCCGCGGTCACTCTCGCCGAGGTCGCCCGCCGCCGAGCCGCCGAGAGCTGA
- a CDS encoding pyridoxamine 5'-phosphate oxidase family protein, translating to MITSPGAEVLERLDRERVVWLCTLRPDGSPHLTPVWFLYLDDEWWIGTAERNRKVRNIAADPRVSLALPDGDAPVVAEGQASIVRQPFPSAVVEGLRHRYDGWDVTVDGPDGRYVLLRIAVTRWLMAGRAH from the coding sequence GTGATCACCTCTCCCGGCGCGGAGGTGTTGGAGCGGCTGGATCGGGAGCGCGTGGTCTGGCTCTGCACGTTGCGGCCGGACGGGTCGCCGCACCTGACGCCGGTCTGGTTCCTGTATCTCGACGACGAGTGGTGGATCGGCACGGCCGAGCGCAACCGCAAGGTCCGCAACATCGCCGCCGACCCCCGGGTCTCGCTGGCGCTACCGGACGGGGACGCGCCGGTCGTCGCGGAAGGCCAGGCGAGCATCGTGCGCCAGCCGTTCCCGTCCGCCGTCGTCGAGGGCCTGCGGCATCGGTACGACGGATGGGATGTCACTGTGGACGGCCCGGACGGACGGTACGTGCTGCTGCGGATCGCGGTGACCCGCTGGCTGATGGCCGGGCGCGCCCACTGA
- a CDS encoding CGNR zinc finger domain-containing protein: MLFAHDTECSLIAAAALVNTAGQGGEGLPDVEALSAFFTAHAYTGRHEHTETELRAVRALRPRLRRIWYADIDEIVSIVNGLLREHRALPQLITHDDEPYHLHAVPRDAPLATRMAVEAAMAIADVVRGGELRRLRTCEYPDCDNVLVDLSKNRSRRFCEAGCGNRAAVNAYRARKAAARP; encoded by the coding sequence TTGCTCTTCGCTCATGACACCGAGTGTTCCCTGATCGCCGCCGCCGCGCTGGTCAACACCGCCGGCCAGGGCGGTGAAGGGCTGCCCGACGTGGAGGCCCTGAGCGCCTTCTTCACCGCCCACGCCTACACCGGAAGACACGAACACACCGAGACCGAACTGCGGGCGGTACGCGCCCTGCGCCCCCGGCTACGCCGGATCTGGTACGCCGACATCGACGAGATCGTCTCGATCGTCAACGGGCTGCTCCGCGAACACCGGGCCCTGCCCCAGCTCATCACCCACGACGACGAGCCGTATCACCTGCACGCCGTGCCCCGCGACGCCCCGCTGGCCACCAGAATGGCGGTGGAGGCGGCCATGGCGATCGCCGATGTGGTGCGCGGCGGCGAACTGCGCCGGTTACGCACCTGCGAGTACCCGGACTGCGACAACGTGCTGGTGGACCTGTCGAAGAACCGGTCCCGCCGATTCTGCGAGGCCGGCTGCGGCAACCGGGCCGCAGTCAACGCCTACCGCGCCCGCAAGGCCGCCGCCCGCCCCTGA
- a CDS encoding HAD family hydrolase, with amino-acid sequence MLSAVVFDADETLLDLRPAVTGGLVAVLDEMRRRTPAAAEVSLADLECDWDAVFGELASAPVREIRRTALARSLARAGLDGHLDELVGDNLAFDVVAAQRAGLRAVWLNRRGESLPPEVLPDAAVCSLAELPAVLVGLSGEADFSIPSGYRSGETSCVDV; translated from the coding sequence ATGCTGAGCGCGGTGGTGTTCGACGCCGACGAGACCCTGCTCGACCTGCGCCCGGCCGTCACCGGCGGGTTGGTGGCCGTACTCGACGAGATGCGGCGCCGCACCCCGGCGGCGGCCGAGGTGTCGCTCGCCGACCTGGAATGCGACTGGGACGCCGTCTTCGGCGAATTGGCCTCGGCTCCGGTGCGGGAGATCCGTCGAACGGCACTGGCCCGTTCCTTGGCCCGGGCGGGCCTAGACGGCCACCTGGACGAGCTGGTCGGCGACAACCTTGCCTTCGACGTGGTCGCCGCCCAGCGGGCCGGGTTGCGGGCGGTCTGGCTGAACCGGCGGGGTGAGTCGCTTCCCCCTGAGGTGCTGCCGGATGCGGCAGTTTGCTCCCTTGCCGAGCTGCCCGCTGTCCTGGTCGGCCTTTCCGGCGAAGCAGACTTTTCAATTCCTAGCGGATACCGGTCTGGCGAAACGTCATGCGTTGATGTCTGA
- a CDS encoding S8 family serine peptidase — MSKRFTVGVVATAAALALTVTGLGVPAGAEPSGVARTFTVVAEDGVSADAAIAAIRSAGGTVVSRTDEVGVFQVTSDRADFATKATAAAALIGAAEEKAIGRKPKLDRVEQEHLLAAAAKGAGKQRGKKLDPLDDKLWGLEMIRADKARKIEPGDRRVTVGVLDTGVDASHPDIAPNFNWALSRNFAPDIPEIDGPCEVPSCLDPVGTDDGGHGTHVAGTIGAAANGFGLSGVAPKVSLVNLKGGQDAGYFFLNPVVNALLHAGRSGLDVVNMSFYVDPWLYNCTANPADSPEAQAAQQATIRAMKRALTYAHDRGVTLIGALGNNHEDLGDPRTDISSPNYGDVAPYPREIDNNSCWNLPTEGAHVISVASVGPSGKKADYSNYGTEQTAIAAPGGWFRDGFGTDTFRTDANMILSTYPLRVLQEEGTVDEDGNIVPGAETFVFKECKANRQCAYYTYLQGTSMAAPHASGVAALIVSRYGKPQGRGGFGLAPDVVERHLYRTAAERACPEPRLQTYTNEGRSPEFDAYCAGSPSFNGFYGHGIIDAYAAVTTPLRR; from the coding sequence GTGAGCAAGCGCTTCACCGTCGGTGTCGTCGCGACCGCGGCGGCACTGGCACTCACGGTGACCGGCCTGGGCGTGCCCGCTGGTGCCGAGCCGTCCGGCGTTGCCCGGACCTTCACCGTGGTGGCGGAGGACGGGGTCTCCGCCGACGCCGCCATCGCCGCGATCCGGTCGGCCGGCGGGACCGTGGTGTCCCGTACCGACGAGGTCGGTGTGTTCCAGGTGACCAGCGACCGGGCCGACTTCGCGACGAAGGCGACCGCTGCCGCCGCCCTGATCGGCGCCGCCGAGGAGAAGGCCATCGGCCGCAAGCCCAAGCTGGACCGGGTCGAGCAGGAGCACCTGCTGGCAGCCGCAGCCAAGGGGGCCGGCAAGCAGCGGGGTAAGAAGCTGGACCCGTTGGACGACAAGCTCTGGGGCCTGGAGATGATCCGGGCCGACAAGGCGCGCAAGATCGAGCCGGGTGATCGTCGGGTCACCGTCGGGGTCCTGGACACCGGCGTCGATGCCAGCCACCCGGACATCGCCCCGAACTTCAACTGGGCCCTGTCGCGCAACTTCGCCCCCGACATCCCCGAGATCGACGGGCCCTGCGAGGTGCCGAGTTGCCTGGACCCGGTCGGCACGGACGACGGCGGGCACGGTACGCATGTCGCCGGCACCATCGGCGCTGCCGCCAACGGCTTCGGCCTCTCCGGGGTGGCCCCGAAGGTCTCCCTGGTCAACCTCAAGGGCGGCCAGGACGCCGGCTACTTCTTCCTGAACCCGGTGGTCAACGCCCTGCTGCACGCCGGCCGGTCCGGCCTGGACGTGGTCAACATGTCCTTCTACGTGGACCCGTGGCTCTACAACTGCACGGCCAACCCGGCCGACTCGCCGGAGGCGCAGGCCGCCCAGCAGGCCACCATCCGGGCCATGAAGCGGGCCCTGACCTACGCCCACGACCGGGGCGTCACCCTGATCGGTGCCCTCGGCAACAACCACGAGGACCTGGGCGACCCGCGTACGGACATCTCCAGCCCGAACTACGGGGACGTGGCGCCGTACCCCCGCGAGATCGACAACAACAGCTGCTGGAACCTGCCCACCGAAGGGGCGCACGTCATCAGCGTCGCGTCGGTCGGGCCCTCCGGTAAGAAGGCGGACTACTCCAACTACGGCACCGAGCAGACCGCCATCGCCGCCCCGGGCGGATGGTTCCGGGACGGCTTCGGCACGGACACCTTCCGTACCGACGCCAACATGATCCTGTCCACGTACCCCTTGAGGGTCCTCCAGGAGGAGGGCACGGTCGACGAGGACGGCAACATCGTGCCGGGCGCGGAGACCTTCGTGTTCAAGGAGTGCAAGGCCAACCGGCAGTGCGCCTACTACACGTACCTCCAGGGCACCTCGATGGCCGCACCGCACGCCTCCGGGGTGGCCGCGCTCATCGTCAGCCGGTACGGCAAGCCGCAGGGCCGGGGTGGCTTCGGCCTCGCGCCCGACGTGGTCGAGCGGCACCTGTACCGCACGGCCGCCGAGCGGGCCTGCCCCGAGCCCAGGTTGCAGACCTACACCAACGAGGGCCGCTCGCCCGAGTTCGACGCCTACTGCGCCGGCTCACCCTCCTTCAACGGCTTCTACGGCCACGGCATCATCGACGCCTACGCCGCCGTGACCACCCCGCTGCGCCGCTAG
- a CDS encoding DUF397 domain-containing protein, with product MELTGARWRKSSRSAQSNDCVEVATNVPGVVGVRDSKDAAGAVLTFEAYAWRVFVAAPPR from the coding sequence ATGGAACTGACCGGTGCCCGGTGGCGCAAGAGCAGTCGTAGTGCGCAGTCGAACGACTGTGTCGAGGTGGCTACGAATGTGCCGGGGGTGGTGGGGGTGCGGGACAGCAAGGATGCGGCCGGGGCGGTGCTGACCTTCGAGGCGTACGCCTGGCGGGTTTTCGTCGCCGCGCCGCCGCGCTGA
- a CDS encoding class II fumarate hydratase, with protein MVRVTTPETTGYRIERDSMGEVEVPTEALWRAQTQRAVQNFPISGRGIEPAQIRALARIKGAAAEVNGELGVIDPTVAASIAAAAAHVADGGYDDQFPIDVFQTGSGTSSNMNTNEVIATLASRELGRDVHPNDHVNASQSSNDVFPSSIHLAATEAVARDLLPALDHLAGALETKAGEFETVVKAGRTHLMDATPVTLGQEFGGYAAQIRYGIERLAGALPRLAELPLGGTAVGTGINTPLGFAAAVIEKLRDSTGLPLTEARNHFEAQGARDALVEASGQLRTVAVGLYKIANDIRWMGSGPRAGLRELRIPDLQPGSSIMPGKVNPVVCEAVRQVCAQVIGNDATVAFAGSQGDFELNVMLPVMGRNLLESIRLLAASSRLLADRCVVGLVADAEVCLSYAEGSPSIVTPLNRYLGYDEAASIAKEALAKQTSIKEVVIARGHLESGKLTEVQLEEALDLLRMTHP; from the coding sequence ATGGTACGCGTGACGACTCCAGAGACCACGGGCTACCGGATCGAACGCGACTCGATGGGCGAGGTGGAGGTGCCCACCGAGGCGCTGTGGCGGGCCCAGACCCAGCGCGCGGTGCAGAACTTCCCGATCTCGGGTCGGGGGATCGAGCCCGCCCAGATCCGGGCGCTGGCCCGGATCAAGGGAGCGGCCGCCGAGGTCAACGGCGAGCTGGGGGTGATCGACCCGACCGTGGCCGCCTCGATCGCGGCAGCCGCCGCGCACGTGGCCGACGGCGGGTACGACGACCAGTTCCCGATCGACGTGTTCCAGACCGGCTCCGGCACCTCCTCGAACATGAACACCAACGAGGTGATCGCCACCCTGGCCAGCCGGGAGCTGGGCCGGGACGTGCACCCCAACGACCACGTCAACGCCTCCCAGTCCAGCAACGACGTCTTCCCCTCCTCGATCCACCTGGCCGCCACCGAGGCGGTCGCCCGGGACCTGCTTCCGGCCCTGGACCACCTGGCCGGTGCCCTGGAGACCAAGGCCGGTGAGTTCGAGACCGTGGTCAAGGCCGGGCGTACCCACCTGATGGACGCCACCCCGGTGACCCTGGGCCAGGAGTTCGGCGGGTACGCCGCCCAGATCCGCTACGGCATCGAGCGGTTGGCGGGGGCCCTGCCCCGGCTGGCCGAACTGCCCTTGGGGGGCACGGCGGTCGGCACCGGCATCAACACCCCCCTGGGCTTCGCCGCCGCCGTGATCGAGAAGCTGCGCGACTCCACCGGGCTGCCGTTGACCGAGGCCCGCAACCACTTCGAGGCCCAGGGCGCCCGGGACGCCCTGGTGGAAGCCTCGGGTCAGCTGCGTACGGTCGCGGTCGGTCTTTACAAGATCGCCAACGACATCCGCTGGATGGGCTCGGGCCCTCGGGCGGGCCTGCGTGAGCTGCGCATCCCCGACCTCCAGCCCGGCTCGTCGATCATGCCCGGCAAGGTCAACCCGGTGGTCTGCGAGGCGGTCCGGCAGGTCTGCGCGCAGGTGATCGGCAACGACGCCACGGTCGCCTTCGCCGGCTCGCAGGGCGACTTCGAACTCAACGTCATGCTCCCGGTGATGGGCCGCAACCTGCTGGAATCCATCCGGTTGCTGGCCGCGTCGAGCCGCCTGCTGGCCGACCGCTGCGTGGTCGGCCTGGTCGCGGACGCCGAGGTCTGCCTGTCGTACGCCGAGGGCTCGCCGTCGATCGTCACCCCCCTCAACCGCTACCTGGGGTACGACGAGGCCGCCTCGATCGCCAAGGAGGCCCTGGCCAAGCAGACCTCCATCAAGGAGGTGGTGATCGCCCGGGGCCACCTCGAATCCGGCAAGCTCACCGAGGTCCAGTTGGAGGAGGCCCTGGACCTGCTCCGGATGACCCACCCCTGA